From one Meles meles chromosome 18, mMelMel3.1 paternal haplotype, whole genome shotgun sequence genomic stretch:
- the FMNL1 gene encoding formin-like protein 1 isoform X1 — translation MGNAAGSAEQPAGPAAPSPKQPAAPKQPMPAARELEERFNRVLNCMNLPPDKVQLLSQYDNEKKWELICDQERFQVKNPPTAYIQKLKSYLETGGVGRKVATDWMSNLGFKRRVQESTQVLRELEISLRTNHIGWVEEFLNEENRGLDVLLEYLAFAQCSVTYDMESADNGVPASERSKPLEQSVEDLSKGPPSALPPQSKSRHLTIKCPPSPRLTPAHSRKALRNSRIVSQKDDVHVCIMCLRAIMNYQSGFSLVMTHPACVNEIALSLNNKNPRTKALVLELLAAVCLVRGGHDIILAAFDNFKEVCGEQHRFEKLMEYFQKEDSNIDFMVACMQFINIVVHSVENMNFRVFLQYEFTHLGLDLYLERLRLTESDKLQVQIQAYLDNVFDVGALLEDTETKNAVLEHMEELQEQVALLTEKLRDAENESMAKIAELEKQLSQARKELETLRERYSQATSMGASRRPPEPEKVPTSVPARPSALELKVEELEEKGLIRIVRGPGDAVSIEILPVAVATPSGSDGPTPPGVPTRSPSPGSDLPPAAEPVPGGAPPPPPPPPPPPLPGLPHQQEVPPSAPPLVSPLPGGSEPPPPPPLPGDLPPPPPPPPLPPGTDGPVPPPPPPPPGGPSGESGPEMASGVKTKKPIQTKFRMPLLNWVALKPNQITGTVFTELNDEKVLQELDMSDFEEQFKTKSQGPSLDLSALKGKAAQKAPTKATLIEANRAKNLAITLRKGNLGADRICQAIETYDLQALGLDFLELLTRFLPTEYERSLIARFEQEQRPMEELSEEDRFMLRFSRIPRLPERMATLTFLGNFPDTVQLLMPQLNAVIAASMSIKSSDKLRQILEIVLAFGNYMNSSKRGAAYGFRLQSLDVLLEMKSTDRKQTLLHYLVKVIAEKYPQLTGFHSDLHFLDKAGSVSLDSVLGDVRSLQRGLELTQREFVRQDDCMVLKEFLRANSPTMDKLLADSKTAQEAYESVVEYFGENPKTTSPSMFFSLFSRFIKAYKKAEQEVEQWKKEAVAQEAGADAPSKEEAPAPKARRQQMDLISELKRKQQKEPLIYESDRDGAIEDIITDLRNQPYIRSDTGRRSARRRPPGPPLQVTSDLSL, via the exons AACTGCATGAACTTGCCGCCGGACAAGGTGCAGCTGCTGAGCCAGTATGACAACGAGAAGAAGTGGGAGCTCATTTGTGACCAG GAGCGGTTTCAAGTCAAGAACCCTCCCACCGCCTATATCCAGAAGCTGAAGAGCTACCTGGAAACTGGTGGGGTCGGCCGCAAGGTAGCGACGGACTGGATGTCTAACCTGGGG TTTAAGAGGCGAGTTCAGGAGTCCACACAGGTTCTGCGGGAGCTGGAGATCTCCCTGAGGACAAACCATATCGG GTGGGTGGAGGAGTTCCTCAACGAGGAGAATCGCGGCCTGGACGTGCTCCTCGAGTACCTGGCCTTTGCCCAGTGCTCCGTCAC GTATGACATGGAGAGCGCAGACAATGGGGTCCCTGCCTCAGAGAGGAGCAAGCCCCTGGAGCAGTCTGTGGAAGATCTCAGCAAGGGGCCGCCCTCGGCCTTGCCTCCCCAGTCCAAGAGCCGCCACCTGACCATCAA gtgccccccctcGCCCCG gctGACCCCTGCCCACAGCAGGAAGGCCCTGCGGAATTCTCGCATCGTTAGTCAGAAGGATGACGTCCACGTGTGTATCATGTGTTTGCGCGCCATCATGAACTACCAG tCTGGCTTCAGCCTCGTCATGACCCACCCAGCCTGTGTCAATGAGATTGCGCTGAGCCTCAACAACAAGAACCCCAG gacCAAGGCTCTGGTGTTGGAGCTGCTGGCGGCTGTGTGCCTGGTGCGAGGAGGGCATGACATCATCCTGGCAGCCTTTGACAACTTCAAGGAG GTGTGTGGAGAGCAGCACCGCTTTGAAAAGCTGATGGAATATTTCCAGAAAGAGGACAGCAACATCGACTTCATG GTGGCCTGCATGCAGTTCATCAACATCGTGGTACACTCAGTGGAGAACATGAACTTCCGTGTCTTCCTGCAATATGAGTTCACCCACCTGGGCCTGGACTTGTACTTGGAG AGGCTGCGGCTCACGGAGAGCGACAAGCTGCAGGTACAGATCCAAGCGTACTTGGACAATGTTTTTGATGTGGGTGCGCTGCTGGAGGACACGGAGACCAAGAATGCTGTGCTGGAACACATGGAGGAGCTGCAGGAGCAGGTGGCCCTG CTGACAGAGAAGCTTCGGGACGCGGAGAACGAATCCATGGCCAAGATTGCCGAGCTGGAAAAGCAGCTAAGCCAGGCTCGAAAGGAGTTGGAGACCCTGCGG GAGCGCTACAGCCAGGCGACCTCCATGGGCGCCTCTAGGCGTCCCCCTGAGCCTGAGAAAGTGCCTACCTCCGTCCCGGCGCGGCCCTCGGCCCTAGAGCTGAAggtggaggagctggaggagaaggGGTTAATCCGTATCGTGCGGGGGCCCGGGGATGCTGTCTCCATCGAGATCCTTCCGGTGGCTGTGGCAACTCCCAGCGGCAGTGATGGCCCGACTCCTCCGGGAGTGCCCACCCGCTCGCCCAGCCCAG GCTCAGATCTCCCACCTGCGGCAGAGCCGGTTCCCGGAGGAGCacccccaccgccaccgccaccgccacctCCCCCACTTCCCGGCCTCCCCCACCAGCAGGAAGTCCCGCCTTCGGCACCCCCATTGGTCTCACCCCTCCCTGGCGGCTCcgagcccccacccccgccgccgcTGCCAGGAGActtgccacccccacccccgccgccaccGCTGCCTCCGGGCACAGATGGACCAGTGCCTCCGCCACCTCCCCCGCCTCCAGGAGGTCCCTCTGGAGAGTCCGGTCCTGAGATGGCCTCAG GAGTGAAGACCAAGAAACCCATACAGACCAAGTTCAGAATGCCACTCTTGAACTGGGTCGCACTGAAACCCAACCAGATCACGGGCACTGTGTTCACTGAGCTCAATGATGAGAAGGTGCTACAG gaGCTAGACATGAGTGACTTTGAGGAGCAGTTCAAGACTAAGTCCCAAGGTCCCAGCCTAGACCTCAGTGCTCTCAAGGGTAAGGCAGCCCAGAAGGCCCCCACCAAGGCCACCCTCATTGAGGCTAACCGGGCCAAGAACCTGGCGATCACCTTGCGCAAGGGCAATCTAGGGGCTGACCGCATCTGCCAGGCCATCGAGAC GTACGACTTACAGGCCCTTGGCCTGGACTTCCTGGAGCTGCTGACCCGCTTTCTGCCCACGGAGTACGAGCGGAGCTTGATCGCCCGCTTTGAGCAGGAGCAGCGACCCATGGAGGAGCTGTCAGAGGAGGACCGCTTCATGCTACGCTTCAGCCGCATCCCGCGCCTGCCGGAGCGCATGGCCACGCTCACCTTCCTGGGCAACTTTCCGGACACTGTCCAGCTGCTCATGCCG CAACTGAATGCCGTAATCGCAGCCTCAATGTCCATCAAGTCCTCTGACAAACTCCGCCAGATCCTGGAG atTGTCCTGGCCTTCGGCAACTATATGAACAGCAGCAAGCGTGGGGCAGCCTATGGCTTTCGGCTCCAAAGTCTGGATGTG CTGCTGGAGATGAAGTCGACTGACCGCAAGCAGACACTGCTGCACTACCTGGTGAAGGTCATTGCCGAGAAGTACCCACAGCTCACGGGCTTCCACAGCGACCTGCACTTCTTGGACAAGGCGGGCTCAG tgTCCTTGGACAGCGTCCTGGGGGATGTGCGCTCCCTGCAGCGAGGCCTGGAGTTGACCCAGCGAGAGTTTGTGCGGCAGGACGACTGCATGGTGCTCAAGGAATTCCTGAGGGCCAACTCACCCACCATGGACAAGCTGCTGGCAGACAGCAAGACCGCTCAG GAGGCCTACGAGTCCGTGGTGGAGTACTTCGGAGAGAACCCCAAGACCACGTCCCCCTCCATGTTCTTCTCCCTCTTTAGCCGCTTCATCAAGGCCTACAAG AAAGCCGAGCAGGAGGTGGAACAGTGGAAGAAGGAAGCAGTAGCCCAGGAGGCAGGCGCTGACGCCCCCAGCAAAGAGGAGGCCCCAGCACCCAAG GCCCGGCGGCAGCAGATGGACCTCATCTCTGAGCTGAAGCGGAAGCAGCAGAAGGAGCCACTCATCTACGAGAGTGACCGCGATGGGGCCATTGAAGATATCATCACAG ATCTGCGGAACCAGCCCTACATCCGCTCAGACACAGGCCGCAGAAGTGCTCGCCGGCGCCCCCCGGGACCCCCCCTGCAGGTCACCTCGGACCTCTCGCTGTAA
- the FMNL1 gene encoding formin-like protein 1 isoform X3: MGNAAGSAEQPAGPAAPSPKQPAAPKQPMPAARELEERFNRVLNCMNLPPDKVQLLSQYDNEKKWELICDQERFQVKNPPTAYIQKLKSYLETGGVGRKVATDWMSNLGFKRRVQESTQVLRELEISLRTNHIGWVEEFLNEENRGLDVLLEYLAFAQCSVTYDMESADNGVPASERSKPLEQSVEDLSKGPPSALPPQSKSRHLTIKLTPAHSRKALRNSRIVSQKDDVHVCIMCLRAIMNYQSGFSLVMTHPACVNEIALSLNNKNPRTKALVLELLAAVCLVRGGHDIILAAFDNFKEVCGEQHRFEKLMEYFQKEDSNIDFMVACMQFINIVVHSVENMNFRVFLQYEFTHLGLDLYLERLRLTESDKLQVQIQAYLDNVFDVGALLEDTETKNAVLEHMEELQEQVALLTEKLRDAENESMAKIAELEKQLSQARKELETLRERYSQATSMGASRRPPEPEKVPTSVPARPSALELKVEELEEKGLIRIVRGPGDAVSIEILPVAVATPSGSDGPTPPGVPTRSPSPGSDLPPAAEPVPGGAPPPPPPPPPPPLPGLPHQQEVPPSAPPLVSPLPGGSEPPPPPPLPGDLPPPPPPPPLPPGTDGPVPPPPPPPPGGPSGESGPEMASGVKTKKPIQTKFRMPLLNWVALKPNQITGTVFTELNDEKVLQELDMSDFEEQFKTKSQGPSLDLSALKGKAAQKAPTKATLIEANRAKNLAITLRKGNLGADRICQAIETYDLQALGLDFLELLTRFLPTEYERSLIARFEQEQRPMEELSEEDRFMLRFSRIPRLPERMATLTFLGNFPDTVQLLMPQLNAVIAASMSIKSSDKLRQILEIVLAFGNYMNSSKRGAAYGFRLQSLDVLLEMKSTDRKQTLLHYLVKVIAEKYPQLTGFHSDLHFLDKAGSVSLDSVLGDVRSLQRGLELTQREFVRQDDCMVLKEFLRANSPTMDKLLADSKTAQEAYESVVEYFGENPKTTSPSMFFSLFSRFIKAYKKAEQEVEQWKKEAVAQEAGADAPSKEEAPAPKARRQQMDLISELKRKQQKEPLIYESDRDGAIEDIITDLRNQPYIRSDTGRRSARRRPPGPPLQVTSDLSL; encoded by the exons AACTGCATGAACTTGCCGCCGGACAAGGTGCAGCTGCTGAGCCAGTATGACAACGAGAAGAAGTGGGAGCTCATTTGTGACCAG GAGCGGTTTCAAGTCAAGAACCCTCCCACCGCCTATATCCAGAAGCTGAAGAGCTACCTGGAAACTGGTGGGGTCGGCCGCAAGGTAGCGACGGACTGGATGTCTAACCTGGGG TTTAAGAGGCGAGTTCAGGAGTCCACACAGGTTCTGCGGGAGCTGGAGATCTCCCTGAGGACAAACCATATCGG GTGGGTGGAGGAGTTCCTCAACGAGGAGAATCGCGGCCTGGACGTGCTCCTCGAGTACCTGGCCTTTGCCCAGTGCTCCGTCAC GTATGACATGGAGAGCGCAGACAATGGGGTCCCTGCCTCAGAGAGGAGCAAGCCCCTGGAGCAGTCTGTGGAAGATCTCAGCAAGGGGCCGCCCTCGGCCTTGCCTCCCCAGTCCAAGAGCCGCCACCTGACCATCAA gctGACCCCTGCCCACAGCAGGAAGGCCCTGCGGAATTCTCGCATCGTTAGTCAGAAGGATGACGTCCACGTGTGTATCATGTGTTTGCGCGCCATCATGAACTACCAG tCTGGCTTCAGCCTCGTCATGACCCACCCAGCCTGTGTCAATGAGATTGCGCTGAGCCTCAACAACAAGAACCCCAG gacCAAGGCTCTGGTGTTGGAGCTGCTGGCGGCTGTGTGCCTGGTGCGAGGAGGGCATGACATCATCCTGGCAGCCTTTGACAACTTCAAGGAG GTGTGTGGAGAGCAGCACCGCTTTGAAAAGCTGATGGAATATTTCCAGAAAGAGGACAGCAACATCGACTTCATG GTGGCCTGCATGCAGTTCATCAACATCGTGGTACACTCAGTGGAGAACATGAACTTCCGTGTCTTCCTGCAATATGAGTTCACCCACCTGGGCCTGGACTTGTACTTGGAG AGGCTGCGGCTCACGGAGAGCGACAAGCTGCAGGTACAGATCCAAGCGTACTTGGACAATGTTTTTGATGTGGGTGCGCTGCTGGAGGACACGGAGACCAAGAATGCTGTGCTGGAACACATGGAGGAGCTGCAGGAGCAGGTGGCCCTG CTGACAGAGAAGCTTCGGGACGCGGAGAACGAATCCATGGCCAAGATTGCCGAGCTGGAAAAGCAGCTAAGCCAGGCTCGAAAGGAGTTGGAGACCCTGCGG GAGCGCTACAGCCAGGCGACCTCCATGGGCGCCTCTAGGCGTCCCCCTGAGCCTGAGAAAGTGCCTACCTCCGTCCCGGCGCGGCCCTCGGCCCTAGAGCTGAAggtggaggagctggaggagaaggGGTTAATCCGTATCGTGCGGGGGCCCGGGGATGCTGTCTCCATCGAGATCCTTCCGGTGGCTGTGGCAACTCCCAGCGGCAGTGATGGCCCGACTCCTCCGGGAGTGCCCACCCGCTCGCCCAGCCCAG GCTCAGATCTCCCACCTGCGGCAGAGCCGGTTCCCGGAGGAGCacccccaccgccaccgccaccgccacctCCCCCACTTCCCGGCCTCCCCCACCAGCAGGAAGTCCCGCCTTCGGCACCCCCATTGGTCTCACCCCTCCCTGGCGGCTCcgagcccccacccccgccgccgcTGCCAGGAGActtgccacccccacccccgccgccaccGCTGCCTCCGGGCACAGATGGACCAGTGCCTCCGCCACCTCCCCCGCCTCCAGGAGGTCCCTCTGGAGAGTCCGGTCCTGAGATGGCCTCAG GAGTGAAGACCAAGAAACCCATACAGACCAAGTTCAGAATGCCACTCTTGAACTGGGTCGCACTGAAACCCAACCAGATCACGGGCACTGTGTTCACTGAGCTCAATGATGAGAAGGTGCTACAG gaGCTAGACATGAGTGACTTTGAGGAGCAGTTCAAGACTAAGTCCCAAGGTCCCAGCCTAGACCTCAGTGCTCTCAAGGGTAAGGCAGCCCAGAAGGCCCCCACCAAGGCCACCCTCATTGAGGCTAACCGGGCCAAGAACCTGGCGATCACCTTGCGCAAGGGCAATCTAGGGGCTGACCGCATCTGCCAGGCCATCGAGAC GTACGACTTACAGGCCCTTGGCCTGGACTTCCTGGAGCTGCTGACCCGCTTTCTGCCCACGGAGTACGAGCGGAGCTTGATCGCCCGCTTTGAGCAGGAGCAGCGACCCATGGAGGAGCTGTCAGAGGAGGACCGCTTCATGCTACGCTTCAGCCGCATCCCGCGCCTGCCGGAGCGCATGGCCACGCTCACCTTCCTGGGCAACTTTCCGGACACTGTCCAGCTGCTCATGCCG CAACTGAATGCCGTAATCGCAGCCTCAATGTCCATCAAGTCCTCTGACAAACTCCGCCAGATCCTGGAG atTGTCCTGGCCTTCGGCAACTATATGAACAGCAGCAAGCGTGGGGCAGCCTATGGCTTTCGGCTCCAAAGTCTGGATGTG CTGCTGGAGATGAAGTCGACTGACCGCAAGCAGACACTGCTGCACTACCTGGTGAAGGTCATTGCCGAGAAGTACCCACAGCTCACGGGCTTCCACAGCGACCTGCACTTCTTGGACAAGGCGGGCTCAG tgTCCTTGGACAGCGTCCTGGGGGATGTGCGCTCCCTGCAGCGAGGCCTGGAGTTGACCCAGCGAGAGTTTGTGCGGCAGGACGACTGCATGGTGCTCAAGGAATTCCTGAGGGCCAACTCACCCACCATGGACAAGCTGCTGGCAGACAGCAAGACCGCTCAG GAGGCCTACGAGTCCGTGGTGGAGTACTTCGGAGAGAACCCCAAGACCACGTCCCCCTCCATGTTCTTCTCCCTCTTTAGCCGCTTCATCAAGGCCTACAAG AAAGCCGAGCAGGAGGTGGAACAGTGGAAGAAGGAAGCAGTAGCCCAGGAGGCAGGCGCTGACGCCCCCAGCAAAGAGGAGGCCCCAGCACCCAAG GCCCGGCGGCAGCAGATGGACCTCATCTCTGAGCTGAAGCGGAAGCAGCAGAAGGAGCCACTCATCTACGAGAGTGACCGCGATGGGGCCATTGAAGATATCATCACAG ATCTGCGGAACCAGCCCTACATCCGCTCAGACACAGGCCGCAGAAGTGCTCGCCGGCGCCCCCCGGGACCCCCCCTGCAGGTCACCTCGGACCTCTCGCTGTAA
- the FMNL1 gene encoding formin-like protein 1 isoform X4 — MGNAAGSAEQPAGPAAPSPKQPAAPKQPMPAARELEERFNRVLNCMNLPPDKVQLLSQYDNEKKWELICDQERFQVKNPPTAYIQKLKSYLETGGVGRKFKRRVQESTQVLRELEISLRTNHIGWVEEFLNEENRGLDVLLEYLAFAQCSVTYDMESADNGVPASERSKPLEQSVEDLSKGPPSALPPQSKSRHLTIKCPPSPRLTPAHSRKALRNSRIVSQKDDVHVCIMCLRAIMNYQSGFSLVMTHPACVNEIALSLNNKNPRTKALVLELLAAVCLVRGGHDIILAAFDNFKEVCGEQHRFEKLMEYFQKEDSNIDFMVACMQFINIVVHSVENMNFRVFLQYEFTHLGLDLYLERLRLTESDKLQVQIQAYLDNVFDVGALLEDTETKNAVLEHMEELQEQVALLTEKLRDAENESMAKIAELEKQLSQARKELETLRERYSQATSMGASRRPPEPEKVPTSVPARPSALELKVEELEEKGLIRIVRGPGDAVSIEILPVAVATPSGSDGPTPPGVPTRSPSPGSDLPPAAEPVPGGAPPPPPPPPPPPLPGLPHQQEVPPSAPPLVSPLPGGSEPPPPPPLPGDLPPPPPPPPLPPGTDGPVPPPPPPPPGGPSGESGPEMASGVKTKKPIQTKFRMPLLNWVALKPNQITGTVFTELNDEKVLQELDMSDFEEQFKTKSQGPSLDLSALKGKAAQKAPTKATLIEANRAKNLAITLRKGNLGADRICQAIETYDLQALGLDFLELLTRFLPTEYERSLIARFEQEQRPMEELSEEDRFMLRFSRIPRLPERMATLTFLGNFPDTVQLLMPQLNAVIAASMSIKSSDKLRQILEIVLAFGNYMNSSKRGAAYGFRLQSLDVLLEMKSTDRKQTLLHYLVKVIAEKYPQLTGFHSDLHFLDKAGSVSLDSVLGDVRSLQRGLELTQREFVRQDDCMVLKEFLRANSPTMDKLLADSKTAQEAYESVVEYFGENPKTTSPSMFFSLFSRFIKAYKKAEQEVEQWKKEAVAQEAGADAPSKEEAPAPKARRQQMDLISELKRKQQKEPLIYESDRDGAIEDIITDLRNQPYIRSDTGRRSARRRPPGPPLQVTSDLSL; from the exons AACTGCATGAACTTGCCGCCGGACAAGGTGCAGCTGCTGAGCCAGTATGACAACGAGAAGAAGTGGGAGCTCATTTGTGACCAG GAGCGGTTTCAAGTCAAGAACCCTCCCACCGCCTATATCCAGAAGCTGAAGAGCTACCTGGAAACTGGTGGGGTCGGCCGCAAG TTTAAGAGGCGAGTTCAGGAGTCCACACAGGTTCTGCGGGAGCTGGAGATCTCCCTGAGGACAAACCATATCGG GTGGGTGGAGGAGTTCCTCAACGAGGAGAATCGCGGCCTGGACGTGCTCCTCGAGTACCTGGCCTTTGCCCAGTGCTCCGTCAC GTATGACATGGAGAGCGCAGACAATGGGGTCCCTGCCTCAGAGAGGAGCAAGCCCCTGGAGCAGTCTGTGGAAGATCTCAGCAAGGGGCCGCCCTCGGCCTTGCCTCCCCAGTCCAAGAGCCGCCACCTGACCATCAA gtgccccccctcGCCCCG gctGACCCCTGCCCACAGCAGGAAGGCCCTGCGGAATTCTCGCATCGTTAGTCAGAAGGATGACGTCCACGTGTGTATCATGTGTTTGCGCGCCATCATGAACTACCAG tCTGGCTTCAGCCTCGTCATGACCCACCCAGCCTGTGTCAATGAGATTGCGCTGAGCCTCAACAACAAGAACCCCAG gacCAAGGCTCTGGTGTTGGAGCTGCTGGCGGCTGTGTGCCTGGTGCGAGGAGGGCATGACATCATCCTGGCAGCCTTTGACAACTTCAAGGAG GTGTGTGGAGAGCAGCACCGCTTTGAAAAGCTGATGGAATATTTCCAGAAAGAGGACAGCAACATCGACTTCATG GTGGCCTGCATGCAGTTCATCAACATCGTGGTACACTCAGTGGAGAACATGAACTTCCGTGTCTTCCTGCAATATGAGTTCACCCACCTGGGCCTGGACTTGTACTTGGAG AGGCTGCGGCTCACGGAGAGCGACAAGCTGCAGGTACAGATCCAAGCGTACTTGGACAATGTTTTTGATGTGGGTGCGCTGCTGGAGGACACGGAGACCAAGAATGCTGTGCTGGAACACATGGAGGAGCTGCAGGAGCAGGTGGCCCTG CTGACAGAGAAGCTTCGGGACGCGGAGAACGAATCCATGGCCAAGATTGCCGAGCTGGAAAAGCAGCTAAGCCAGGCTCGAAAGGAGTTGGAGACCCTGCGG GAGCGCTACAGCCAGGCGACCTCCATGGGCGCCTCTAGGCGTCCCCCTGAGCCTGAGAAAGTGCCTACCTCCGTCCCGGCGCGGCCCTCGGCCCTAGAGCTGAAggtggaggagctggaggagaaggGGTTAATCCGTATCGTGCGGGGGCCCGGGGATGCTGTCTCCATCGAGATCCTTCCGGTGGCTGTGGCAACTCCCAGCGGCAGTGATGGCCCGACTCCTCCGGGAGTGCCCACCCGCTCGCCCAGCCCAG GCTCAGATCTCCCACCTGCGGCAGAGCCGGTTCCCGGAGGAGCacccccaccgccaccgccaccgccacctCCCCCACTTCCCGGCCTCCCCCACCAGCAGGAAGTCCCGCCTTCGGCACCCCCATTGGTCTCACCCCTCCCTGGCGGCTCcgagcccccacccccgccgccgcTGCCAGGAGActtgccacccccacccccgccgccaccGCTGCCTCCGGGCACAGATGGACCAGTGCCTCCGCCACCTCCCCCGCCTCCAGGAGGTCCCTCTGGAGAGTCCGGTCCTGAGATGGCCTCAG GAGTGAAGACCAAGAAACCCATACAGACCAAGTTCAGAATGCCACTCTTGAACTGGGTCGCACTGAAACCCAACCAGATCACGGGCACTGTGTTCACTGAGCTCAATGATGAGAAGGTGCTACAG gaGCTAGACATGAGTGACTTTGAGGAGCAGTTCAAGACTAAGTCCCAAGGTCCCAGCCTAGACCTCAGTGCTCTCAAGGGTAAGGCAGCCCAGAAGGCCCCCACCAAGGCCACCCTCATTGAGGCTAACCGGGCCAAGAACCTGGCGATCACCTTGCGCAAGGGCAATCTAGGGGCTGACCGCATCTGCCAGGCCATCGAGAC GTACGACTTACAGGCCCTTGGCCTGGACTTCCTGGAGCTGCTGACCCGCTTTCTGCCCACGGAGTACGAGCGGAGCTTGATCGCCCGCTTTGAGCAGGAGCAGCGACCCATGGAGGAGCTGTCAGAGGAGGACCGCTTCATGCTACGCTTCAGCCGCATCCCGCGCCTGCCGGAGCGCATGGCCACGCTCACCTTCCTGGGCAACTTTCCGGACACTGTCCAGCTGCTCATGCCG CAACTGAATGCCGTAATCGCAGCCTCAATGTCCATCAAGTCCTCTGACAAACTCCGCCAGATCCTGGAG atTGTCCTGGCCTTCGGCAACTATATGAACAGCAGCAAGCGTGGGGCAGCCTATGGCTTTCGGCTCCAAAGTCTGGATGTG CTGCTGGAGATGAAGTCGACTGACCGCAAGCAGACACTGCTGCACTACCTGGTGAAGGTCATTGCCGAGAAGTACCCACAGCTCACGGGCTTCCACAGCGACCTGCACTTCTTGGACAAGGCGGGCTCAG tgTCCTTGGACAGCGTCCTGGGGGATGTGCGCTCCCTGCAGCGAGGCCTGGAGTTGACCCAGCGAGAGTTTGTGCGGCAGGACGACTGCATGGTGCTCAAGGAATTCCTGAGGGCCAACTCACCCACCATGGACAAGCTGCTGGCAGACAGCAAGACCGCTCAG GAGGCCTACGAGTCCGTGGTGGAGTACTTCGGAGAGAACCCCAAGACCACGTCCCCCTCCATGTTCTTCTCCCTCTTTAGCCGCTTCATCAAGGCCTACAAG AAAGCCGAGCAGGAGGTGGAACAGTGGAAGAAGGAAGCAGTAGCCCAGGAGGCAGGCGCTGACGCCCCCAGCAAAGAGGAGGCCCCAGCACCCAAG GCCCGGCGGCAGCAGATGGACCTCATCTCTGAGCTGAAGCGGAAGCAGCAGAAGGAGCCACTCATCTACGAGAGTGACCGCGATGGGGCCATTGAAGATATCATCACAG ATCTGCGGAACCAGCCCTACATCCGCTCAGACACAGGCCGCAGAAGTGCTCGCCGGCGCCCCCCGGGACCCCCCCTGCAGGTCACCTCGGACCTCTCGCTGTAA